The Streptomyces capitiformicae genome contains the following window.
GACGAGGAAGCCGAGCAGCACGTGCGGCGGGGAACCGGGCAGTTCCTCGATGCCGAGGGCCTGGATGCCGACGACGTGGAGGACGTACGCGGTCAGGGACATCGTGCCGACGGTGATGACCGGTCGGGCGAGGCGGTGCAGACGCGGGAAGGCGTCCACGGCGGCCAGGCAGGCGATCAGGACGAGGACCGCGACACCGGAGTTGCCCACGATGGACAGTGTCGTCTCGCTGTGCGGCGCGGCCACCAGAAGCTCGGCCGGGCTGTCACCGCTCGGGTAGCCCCAGGTGTCGGACCACCAGGCCGACGCTGCCGAACCGCCGTCCTCCCCACCCGACTCGGCGACCGCCGCGAGGGCGCCGGGAACCAGATGCAGGGCCAGCCAGGAGCCGCCGTACCCGAGGACGGCGAGACCGGCACCGGTGAGCGCGAGACGCAGGCGTACGGCGGTGGCGGCCGGATCGAGGCGGGCCACGGCCATGCCGGCGACGACGAAGGGGATCCAGGTCAGGGCGGGGTAGCTGCCGGTGAAGAGGAGCGACAGGAGGCCGTCGGCGTCGGCGGGCCAGGTCCAAATGCCGCCGGGTTCGTCGGCGTCGAGCGCGCGATGGACGACGTACAGGATCTGCGGCAGGACCAGCGCGGCGGCTCCGGCGATGATCGCCAGCGGGCGGGCGCCCAGCCGGTACAGGGGCAGGACGAGCAGGAAGTACAGGCCGTAGAAGGCGAGGATGACCTCGACCGCGGTGCCGGTCAGGGTGAGTCCGGTGCCCACGACGAGCAGGACGAGCGCCCGGATCACCACCTTGGCGACGGCCTGCCGGCCCGCCCGGCCCGTCTTCGGGGCGTGCCGACCGGTGATCAGGATGATCGAGAAGCCGGCCAGGAAGGCGAAGAGCGCGGAGGCCCGGCCGTGCGACAGCTCCATGACGAAGCCGACCGCTCCGCCCTCCGAGGGGTCGGGCCCGACATGCGCGGCGTACATCCCGAACACCGCGAGCCCTCTGGCCAGGTCCACACCGATCAGCCGGCCTGTCGAGGCGCCGGGGCTG
Protein-coding sequences here:
- a CDS encoding heparan-alpha-glucosaminide N-acetyltransferase domain-containing protein, which codes for MTQNAVDPATGKPAAVSPHTSGTPSPGASTGRLIGVDLARGLAVFGMYAAHVGPDPSEGGAVGFVMELSHGRASALFAFLAGFSIILITGRHAPKTGRAGRQAVAKVVIRALVLLVVGTGLTLTGTAVEVILAFYGLYFLLVLPLYRLGARPLAIIAGAAALVLPQILYVVHRALDADEPGGIWTWPADADGLLSLLFTGSYPALTWIPFVVAGMAVARLDPAATAVRLRLALTGAGLAVLGYGGSWLALHLVPGALAAVAESGGEDGGSAASAWWSDTWGYPSGDSPAELLVAAPHSETTLSIVGNSGVAVLVLIACLAAVDAFPRLHRLARPVITVGTMSLTAYVLHVVGIQALGIEELPGSPPHVLLGFLVAVTVFATLWSRFFRRGPLEWLLGKAAEPARLVR